AGAAGATGAAAGAGATTGAGGCACCATATGACCTGGGGGCTGCGGAGCGTTACAACCGGGCAGCCAGGGTGATAAGCGGATGGATTAAGGATCCCCGTTTTCTTGATGGCAGGGGAATGCCTGTTCAGCTTCCTTTTGAGGGCAATGAAAAAAGCTTTTCTCTCCTTGTCAGGGCTTACAGTGGGGATGTCCCCCCAAGGGCAATCCTTGATGAAATGCTCAGGGCCGGAGTTGTGGAGATGAACGACAGGAGAGTGAAATTATTAAACAGGGGTTATATAGTGAGAAAGGGAGAAGTGGAAAAATTCGGCATTATGGGCAGGGATGTCAGCGAGCTCATCTCCACTATACATCACAATATTGCAAGTGATCCCGAAGATGCATTTTTTCAGAGAAAGGTCTCGTATGACAATATTCCCGTTGAGATATACCCTGAGGTCAGAAGCCGCATTTCAGATATGGCGGCTGAGTTTGTCGAGTCAATGGACAGGGTGATCTCACAGTACGACAGGGATATGAATCCATCTGTTCAGGGTACAGGACGTAAAAAGTTAGGGTTAGGCGCATTTTATTTTGAAGAATAAAAACGGAGGGTTTTTCGGCATGTTAAACATTGGATTGAAATCGGGCTGGAA
This genomic interval from Nitrospirota bacterium contains the following:
- a CDS encoding DUF6502 family protein, with amino-acid sequence MDNVKRIIASTLIKLLRPLMRVLLKNNIPYGTFADIAKWVYVDVASEDFGVPGRKQTISRISTITGLSRKEVKKMKEIEAPYDLGAAERYNRAARVISGWIKDPRFLDGRGMPVQLPFEGNEKSFSLLVRAYSGDVPPRAILDEMLRAGVVEMNDRRVKLLNRGYIVRKGEVEKFGIMGRDVSELISTIHHNIASDPEDAFFQRKVSYDNIPVEIYPEVRSRISDMAAEFVESMDRVISQYDRDMNPSVQGTGRKKLGLGAFYFEE